The proteins below are encoded in one region of Bosea sp. BIWAKO-01:
- a CDS encoding DUF6455 family protein: MQIVESIRQWWRVQVFLRKLEALGQVTTAELARDNAVSEADFRRLASLDDTDSALLRRLLWRLGFDPEQLNRRHAGVMRDMAVVCAGCTMRRRCRSDLDLQGVPLRHGRYCPNTGTIRALSQGSGPRS, translated from the coding sequence ATGCAAATCGTTGAATCGATTCGCCAGTGGTGGCGCGTTCAAGTGTTCCTGAGAAAACTCGAGGCACTGGGCCAGGTGACGACCGCCGAACTGGCCCGAGACAATGCCGTCTCCGAGGCCGATTTCCGCCGGCTCGCCTCCCTTGACGACACCGACTCTGCGCTGCTTCGCCGACTGCTTTGGCGCCTGGGATTCGACCCCGAACAGCTGAACCGCAGGCACGCGGGTGTCATGCGGGATATGGCGGTCGTTTGCGCGGGATGCACGATGAGGCGTCGATGCCGTAGCGACCTGGACCTGCAGGGTGTCCCCCTGCGTCACGGACGATACTGCCCGAACACAGGAACCATCAGGGCGCTAAGCCAAGGTTCCGGACCGAGATCGTAA
- a CDS encoding PLP-dependent cysteine synthase family protein, which yields MPSYSLPADERSVHVKGEPNRSATATARDWVDRAIALIEADQRRSADTHLWKLDTPALAGIDLYLKDESTHPTGSLKHRLARSLFLYALCNGHLREGTAVVEASSGSTAVSEAYFARMIGAPFFAVMPRVTSPEKIAAIEHYGGLCHFIDDGERIYAESAELAARLSGYFMDQFTYAERATDWRGNNNIAESIFQQLASERYPIPSRVVMSAGTGGTTATIGRYIRYKRHATLLSVADVQHSAFFEGFSTRNPTCRCDRPSRIEGIGRPRVEPSFVPGVIDNMLRVPDAVSLAAMRVLSRRLGRRVGGSTGTNFAAMCFHAARMATVGEAGSLVTLICDSGDRYSKSYYDDAWLEANGLDPSPFEPAFEAFLQGGRLDLDLEECRG from the coding sequence ATGCCGAGCTACAGTCTGCCAGCCGACGAGCGGAGCGTTCACGTGAAAGGCGAACCGAACAGAAGCGCGACAGCGACGGCCCGCGACTGGGTCGACCGTGCGATTGCGTTGATCGAGGCCGATCAGCGCCGCTCCGCCGATACGCATCTGTGGAAGCTCGACACGCCCGCGCTGGCTGGAATCGACCTTTACCTGAAGGATGAATCCACGCATCCGACAGGAAGCCTGAAACACCGGCTGGCGCGCTCGCTGTTTCTCTACGCGCTCTGCAACGGCCATCTCCGCGAGGGCACGGCGGTGGTCGAGGCCTCGTCCGGCTCGACGGCGGTGTCGGAGGCGTATTTCGCCCGCATGATTGGCGCGCCGTTCTTCGCCGTCATGCCACGCGTCACCTCGCCGGAAAAGATCGCGGCGATCGAACATTATGGCGGCCTTTGCCATTTTATCGACGATGGCGAACGGATCTATGCCGAGTCTGCCGAACTGGCCGCGCGATTATCCGGCTATTTCATGGATCAGTTCACCTATGCCGAGCGGGCGACCGACTGGCGCGGGAACAACAACATCGCCGAGTCGATATTCCAGCAACTGGCGAGCGAACGTTACCCGATACCATCCCGGGTCGTCATGAGCGCGGGCACCGGCGGCACCACTGCCACGATCGGCCGCTACATCCGCTACAAGCGCCACGCGACATTGCTGTCGGTGGCCGATGTCCAGCACTCCGCCTTCTTCGAGGGGTTCTCCACCCGAAATCCCACATGCAGATGCGATCGCCCCTCGCGCATCGAAGGCATCGGGCGGCCGCGTGTCGAACCCTCCTTCGTGCCGGGCGTGATCGACAACATGCTGCGTGTGCCCGACGCAGTCTCGCTGGCGGCCATGCGTGTGCTGTCGCGTCGGCTCGGGCGACGCGTGGGCGGCTCGACCGGCACGAACTTCGCCGCGATGTGCTTCCATGCGGCGCGCATGGCGACCGTGGGCGAGGCAGGTTCGCTGGTGACTCTGATCTGCGACTCCGGCGATCGCTATTCCAAGAGCTACTACGACGACGCCTGGCTGGAGGCCAACGGGCTCGATCCCTCGCCCTTCGAGCCCGCCTTCGAGGCCTTCCTGCAGGGCGGCAGGCTAGATCTCGACCTCGAGGAATGCCGCGGCTGA
- a CDS encoding universal stress protein: MYKHILIATDGSELARKGLAHGLALAKPLGAKVTVLTVSAPLSAEMARAARLSGVGDPIGGYDHQIDALMKERFASIEQHASEHGVTVDLEHEIDDSPAEAIVRSAKLNGCDLIVMSSHGRRGVQKVLLGSQTAEVLANTTIPVLVIR; the protein is encoded by the coding sequence ATGTACAAACACATTCTCATCGCCACGGACGGCTCCGAACTTGCTCGCAAGGGACTCGCGCACGGCCTGGCACTCGCCAAGCCGCTCGGCGCGAAAGTCACGGTTCTGACCGTGTCGGCGCCCCTGAGTGCGGAGATGGCACGCGCAGCCCGACTGAGCGGCGTCGGTGATCCCATCGGGGGCTACGACCACCAGATTGACGCGCTCATGAAGGAACGATTTGCGTCCATCGAACAACACGCGTCCGAACACGGCGTTACGGTCGATCTGGAGCACGAAATTGATGACTCGCCTGCCGAGGCAATCGTCCGATCGGCCAAGCTCAATGGCTGTGATCTAATCGTGATGTCCTCTCATGGTCGGCGTGGCGTGCAGAAGGTGCTGCTCGGCAGTCAGACAGCAGAGGTTCTGGCAAATACGACAATCCCCGTTCTGGTGATCCGGTAG
- a CDS encoding dihydrofolate reductase family protein, giving the protein MGLLTFSINVTLDGCVDHQEGIADDETHAFFTRLMDEGGAMLWGRVTYEMMESYWPAVARGDEEAPPAIREWAVKLEAKPKYVVSSTRKAFPWTNSHHIAGDLRTGVQRLKDATPAGVLLGSGKLATELDRLDLIDEYNLLVHPRIAGHGPTLYQSGLPGTRRLELISATPLRNGAVAMRYRRAR; this is encoded by the coding sequence ATGGGACTATTGACCTTCAGCATCAACGTCACCCTGGACGGCTGCGTCGACCACCAGGAGGGAATTGCCGACGACGAGACGCACGCCTTCTTCACCCGCCTTATGGACGAGGGCGGGGCGATGCTGTGGGGGCGCGTCACCTACGAGATGATGGAGAGCTACTGGCCGGCAGTCGCCCGCGGCGACGAGGAGGCGCCACCGGCGATACGCGAGTGGGCGGTCAAGCTGGAGGCCAAGCCGAAATACGTGGTGTCGTCGACGCGAAAGGCCTTCCCGTGGACCAACAGCCACCATATCGCCGGCGACCTGCGCACGGGCGTGCAGAGGCTCAAGGACGCGACACCGGCCGGCGTGCTCCTGGGTAGCGGCAAGCTCGCGACCGAACTGGACCGGTTGGATCTGATCGACGAGTACAATCTCCTCGTCCACCCCAGGATCGCCGGCCACGGCCCAACCCTCTACCAGAGCGGGCTGCCCGGCACGCGACGGCTCGAGCTGATCTCGGCCACGCCGCTCCGCAATGGCGCCGTCGCCATGCGTTACCGGCGCGCCCGCTAA
- a CDS encoding DUF4118 domain-containing protein: MSTLRSPGEFELLPDPDTLTALQLFKAPMVVRYVLAVAMTVIAIVVAVGLDNAVTIPNLSLVFVVPVVIAAVFFGLGPSLCAAVLGALAYNFFLTEPRFTLRVDDPANIWAIGLLFVVGMITSAVASTARRRAGDAALARRQAALVRSYSRDIVAAGDPRAVFSRTANALETLFQVPVIVMLMSDPLGDLVERRGAIEPREVDIDAARWSLTSGTVSVADVYPFNGSRFDFWPVMTSVGSRAVIGLAFDPQERPPQPGTLVEIIANLLALALDRQHLRTGSYAVADGPGAY; encoded by the coding sequence ATGAGCACCCTCAGGTCTCCGGGTGAGTTCGAGCTTCTGCCGGACCCCGATACGCTGACGGCCTTGCAGCTCTTCAAGGCTCCGATGGTGGTCCGCTATGTCCTGGCGGTTGCGATGACCGTCATCGCAATCGTGGTGGCGGTCGGGCTCGACAACGCGGTGACGATCCCGAACCTGTCGCTCGTCTTTGTCGTCCCGGTGGTGATCGCGGCGGTCTTCTTCGGGCTGGGCCCCTCGCTCTGCGCGGCGGTCCTCGGGGCGCTGGCCTATAACTTCTTCCTGACCGAACCGCGTTTCACGCTGCGCGTCGACGATCCCGCCAATATCTGGGCAATCGGGTTGCTCTTCGTCGTCGGGATGATCACCAGCGCCGTGGCCTCGACCGCCCGCCGCCGGGCAGGCGATGCGGCGCTGGCGCGGCGGCAGGCCGCGCTGGTGCGGTCCTATAGCCGGGACATCGTCGCGGCCGGCGATCCCAGGGCGGTCTTCTCCCGCACCGCCAATGCGCTCGAAACCCTCTTCCAGGTTCCGGTCATCGTGATGCTGATGTCCGATCCCCTGGGCGATCTCGTCGAGAGACGCGGCGCCATCGAGCCCCGCGAGGTCGATATCGACGCGGCGCGGTGGTCGCTGACCAGTGGCACGGTTTCTGTGGCCGACGTCTACCCCTTCAACGGCTCGCGCTTCGACTTCTGGCCGGTGATGACGTCAGTGGGAAGCCGCGCCGTCATCGGGCTGGCGTTCGATCCCCAAGAGCGCCCGCCGCAACCCGGCACCCTTGTCGAAATCATCGCAAACCTTCTCGCCCTGGCCCTCGATCGCCAGCACCTCCGGACCGGATCGTACGCCGTCGCGGATGGGCCGGGGGCATACTAA
- a CDS encoding dihydrodipicolinate synthase family protein, translating into MDHWLRGMFTPLVTPFSGNALDEPAFLRLVDWQIQEGADGIVLGSASGEGSTLTDEERMRLLRLARAAAGPVYPMIAAAGSNATAQSVADVRNATAAGANAILLRLPYYNRPTQAGLVQHILSVAAATSLPLIIDNDPERCAVELAPETLADLAATPTIMGVLERRGDVARCDRIMRSCSRHFMRLTGAGDTIPAYLASGGCGAITSIGNLAPRLLGRIREACRIGSFEQAQILQRRLVPLLGLTAREPDPVAIKLALSLQHPGISPACRLPLVTAAASLIEDLTYALDDLPRPISGRAAGQRSAA; encoded by the coding sequence ATGGATCACTGGCTTCGCGGGATGTTCACCCCGTTGGTGACGCCCTTCAGCGGCAACGCGCTGGACGAACCAGCCTTCCTGCGGCTGGTGGATTGGCAGATCCAGGAGGGGGCGGACGGCATCGTTCTCGGCTCTGCCAGCGGCGAAGGCTCGACGCTGACGGACGAGGAGCGCATGCGCCTGCTCAGACTGGCGCGGGCTGCTGCCGGGCCAGTCTATCCCATGATCGCGGCGGCCGGGTCGAACGCGACGGCGCAGAGCGTCGCGGATGTCCGCAACGCCACCGCGGCGGGAGCCAATGCGATCCTGCTGCGTCTGCCGTATTACAACAGGCCGACCCAGGCCGGCCTCGTCCAGCACATCCTGTCGGTTGCCGCTGCGACCTCCCTGCCGTTGATCATCGACAATGATCCCGAGCGCTGCGCGGTCGAGCTCGCGCCCGAAACACTGGCCGATCTGGCGGCGACGCCGACCATCATGGGCGTGCTCGAGCGTCGCGGCGATGTCGCGCGCTGCGACCGGATCATGCGCAGCTGCAGCCGGCACTTCATGCGCCTGACCGGTGCCGGCGACACCATCCCCGCCTATCTTGCCTCCGGTGGCTGTGGTGCGATCACCAGCATCGGCAATCTGGCGCCGCGCCTGCTGGGCCGGATCAGGGAGGCCTGCCGCATCGGCTCCTTCGAGCAGGCGCAGATCCTGCAACGCCGCCTGGTCCCGCTGCTCGGCCTCACCGCCAGGGAGCCGGACCCCGTCGCCATCAAACTGGCATTGTCGCTCCAGCATCCCGGTATCAGCCCCGCCTGTCGGCTGCCCCTGGTCACGGCGGCAGCGTCTCTCATCGAGGACCTGACCTATGCGCTCGACGATCTGCCCCGGCCGATCAGCGGCCGCGCGGCCGGCCAGCGTTCCGCAGCCTAG
- a CDS encoding cold-shock protein, with protein MSTGTVKWFNSTKGFGFIQPDDGSQDVFVHISAIERAGMREIVEGQKLGYKAVRDTKSGKMAAEQLQAA; from the coding sequence ATGAGCACCGGCACAGTAAAATGGTTCAATTCCACCAAAGGCTTCGGCTTCATTCAGCCGGATGACGGCAGCCAGGACGTCTTCGTCCATATCTCCGCCATCGAACGCGCTGGTATGCGCGAGATCGTCGAAGGCCAGAAGCTCGGCTATAAAGCGGTCCGCGACACCAAATCCGGCAAGATGGCCGCCGAGCAGCTGCAAGCCGCGTAA
- a CDS encoding alpha-amylase family glycosyl hydrolase — protein MTAPWWQSAVIYQIYPRSFQDGNGDGMGDLGGIGQRLDYLAGLGIDAIWISPIYPSPMVDFGYDVSDYCDIDPRFGTLADFDALLAQAHARGIKVLLDFVPNHSSDRHPWFVESRASRKNPKRDWYLWRDAAADGGPPNNWVSDFGGSAWEWDEATGQYYYHAFLTQQPDLNWRNPAVQAAMFDVMRFWFDRGVDGFRIDVLWHLIKAESFPDNPPNAAYHPALGEMHRVLQLHSTDQPEVHAIAAEMRAIADSYGATGRGDRLLIGEIYLPVDRLMHYYGRERPEMHLPFNFQLIDAVWEARALAALISTYEAALPPGGWPNWVLGNHDRPRVATRLGQAQARVAAMLLLTLRGTAILYYGDELGLSDVPIPLEQERDPRGLREPGLRLGRDPVRTPMPWDGSVHAGFSTAQPWLPLNADWPTRNVARMMQEPASILRLYHRLLAIRRAHPALAIGDFALLEADGDVLAYERREGAQRLIIALNLGGHPQRLALPRDTTDCRLLLSTLAAAPLIESDGLLLRPDEGVILAA, from the coding sequence ATGACCGCGCCCTGGTGGCAGAGCGCCGTGATCTACCAGATCTATCCCCGCTCCTTTCAGGATGGGAATGGCGATGGCATGGGCGATCTCGGGGGTATCGGGCAACGGCTCGATTATCTCGCCGGCCTCGGGATCGACGCGATCTGGATCTCCCCGATCTACCCCTCGCCGATGGTCGATTTCGGCTATGACGTTTCCGACTACTGCGACATCGATCCGCGTTTCGGCACACTCGCCGATTTCGACGCTCTGCTCGCCCAGGCCCATGCGCGCGGCATCAAGGTCCTGCTCGATTTCGTCCCGAACCACAGCTCCGACCGACATCCCTGGTTCGTCGAGAGCCGCGCCTCGCGCAAAAATCCGAAACGCGACTGGTATCTCTGGCGCGATGCCGCCGCCGATGGCGGCCCGCCGAATAACTGGGTGAGCGATTTCGGCGGTTCGGCCTGGGAATGGGACGAGGCCACCGGCCAATATTACTACCACGCCTTCCTGACGCAGCAGCCGGACCTCAACTGGCGCAATCCTGCCGTCCAGGCTGCGATGTTTGACGTGATGCGCTTCTGGTTCGACCGGGGCGTGGACGGTTTCCGCATCGACGTGCTCTGGCACCTGATCAAGGCAGAGAGCTTCCCGGACAATCCGCCGAACGCGGCCTATCACCCCGCGCTCGGCGAGATGCACCGCGTGCTTCAGCTCCATTCGACCGACCAGCCCGAAGTCCATGCGATCGCCGCCGAGATGCGCGCGATTGCCGACAGTTACGGCGCGACCGGGCGCGGTGATCGCCTGCTGATCGGCGAGATCTATCTGCCGGTCGATCGCCTGATGCACTATTACGGCCGCGAAAGGCCGGAAATGCATCTGCCCTTCAATTTCCAACTGATCGATGCCGTCTGGGAGGCGCGTGCGCTGGCCGCGCTCATCTCGACCTACGAGGCGGCACTTCCGCCGGGCGGCTGGCCGAACTGGGTGCTCGGCAACCATGACCGGCCCCGCGTCGCCACCCGGCTTGGACAGGCTCAAGCCCGCGTCGCGGCCATGCTGCTTCTGACGCTGCGGGGCACTGCAATCCTCTATTACGGCGACGAACTCGGCCTGAGCGATGTCCCGATCCCGCTCGAACAGGAGCGCGACCCGCGCGGCTTGCGTGAACCCGGGCTCCGCCTGGGCCGCGATCCGGTGCGTACGCCGATGCCGTGGGATGGAAGCGTCCATGCCGGCTTCAGCACGGCCCAGCCCTGGCTGCCACTCAATGCGGACTGGCCGACGCGAAATGTCGCGCGGATGATGCAGGAGCCTGCCTCGATCCTGCGGCTCTATCACCGGCTTTTGGCCATCAGGCGTGCCCATCCGGCCTTGGCGATCGGGGATTTCGCGCTGCTGGAAGCTGACGGCGATGTCCTGGCCTATGAGCGGCGCGAAGGGGCGCAGCGACTGATCATCGCGCTCAATCTCGGCGGACACCCGCAACGCCTGGCGTTACCCAGGGACACAACCGATTGCCGTTTGCTGCTTTCGACGCTCGCCGCGGCGCCCCTCATCGAGAGCGATGGGCTGCTGCTCCGGCCAGACGAGGGCGTCATCCTTGCCGCCTGA
- a CDS encoding glycosyltransferase family 4 protein, whose protein sequence is MRIAMLAPISWRTPPRHYGPWELVTSLLTEALLERGVDVTLFATRDSQTSGTLAGPCPAPYSEDPAIDAKVWEMLHVAHVFERAGEFDLIHNQADFVPLAFSRLVETPVVTTIHGFSSDRILPVFKAYEDRVHYVAISAADRHPDLRYAAVIHHGIRLEDFPFDPDGSQDLLFFGRIHRDKGAAEAIATARRAGRRLVMAGIVQDEGYHAAQVVPALDDRSVTYLGPVGGALRMKTLGSARALLHLINFEEPFGLSVVEALACGTPVIAFNRGSMPELIEHGVTGFLVDSVDEAVTAVDRIGEIDRAACRASIAERFTVERMADRYLNLYRSILGR, encoded by the coding sequence TTGCGTATCGCCATGCTGGCGCCGATCTCCTGGCGGACGCCGCCCCGCCATTATGGTCCATGGGAACTGGTCACCAGCCTCCTGACCGAGGCCCTGCTGGAGCGCGGCGTCGATGTCACGCTCTTCGCCACCAGGGACAGCCAGACCTCGGGCACGCTGGCGGGTCCTTGCCCGGCGCCCTATTCCGAGGACCCTGCCATCGACGCCAAGGTCTGGGAGATGCTCCACGTCGCCCATGTCTTCGAGCGCGCAGGCGAGTTCGACCTGATTCACAATCAGGCGGATTTCGTGCCGCTCGCGTTCTCCAGGCTGGTCGAGACGCCGGTCGTGACGACGATCCACGGCTTCTCGTCGGACCGCATCCTGCCGGTCTTCAAGGCCTATGAAGATCGCGTCCATTATGTCGCGATCAGCGCGGCCGATCGGCATCCGGACCTGCGCTATGCGGCGGTGATCCATCACGGTATCCGGCTCGAGGATTTTCCCTTCGACCCCGATGGCAGCCAGGACCTGCTCTTCTTCGGCCGCATCCACAGGGACAAGGGCGCGGCCGAGGCGATCGCGACGGCACGCCGGGCGGGTCGGCGGCTGGTCATGGCGGGCATCGTCCAGGATGAGGGCTACCATGCGGCGCAGGTCGTTCCGGCACTCGACGATCGGTCGGTCACCTATCTCGGTCCGGTTGGCGGGGCGCTGCGCATGAAGACCCTTGGCTCGGCGCGCGCACTGCTTCACCTCATCAACTTCGAGGAGCCCTTTGGGTTATCAGTCGTCGAGGCGCTTGCCTGCGGCACGCCGGTCATCGCCTTCAACCGCGGCTCGATGCCGGAGCTGATCGAGCACGGCGTCACGGGCTTCCTGGTCGACAGCGTCGATGAAGCCGTCACGGCTGTCGACCGCATCGGCGAGATCGATCGCGCAGCCTGCCGGGCGTCCATCGCGGAACGTTTTACGGTGGAGCGCATGGCCGATCGATACTTGAATCTGTACCGATCCATCCTCGGTCGCTAG
- a CDS encoding CGNR zinc finger domain-containing protein, with product MIQPATDPRSYATHPPLALGGALCLDFINTTAWRGDPARSAERLHDYAELVHWATGLELIDTRSAALLLDEAEAKVRAAEQVHGLALRLRGEIEQALDPAHAGLARLVEAEALLRDIERVGQLVDTGAARIHHWHPSGSPPDLRLPLLPVAVSVLELVASRRRYHLRRCADPSCGWVFLDETRNQSRQWCSMEGCGNRAKARAHYARRKARG from the coding sequence TTGATCCAGCCGGCCACCGACCCGCGCTCCTATGCGACCCATCCCCCGCTAGCGTTGGGGGGAGCGCTTTGTCTCGACTTCATCAACACGACGGCCTGGCGGGGCGACCCGGCGCGAAGCGCAGAGCGGCTGCACGACTATGCCGAACTGGTGCATTGGGCTACCGGCTTGGAGCTCATCGACACGCGCTCCGCCGCGCTGCTTCTGGATGAGGCCGAGGCGAAAGTCCGGGCAGCAGAGCAGGTCCATGGTTTGGCGCTGCGATTGCGGGGAGAGATCGAACAAGCCCTCGATCCGGCGCATGCGGGCCTGGCGCGGCTTGTCGAGGCCGAGGCGTTGCTGCGCGACATCGAACGCGTGGGGCAGCTCGTCGACACTGGTGCAGCCCGCATCCATCACTGGCACCCCAGCGGATCCCCGCCGGATCTGCGGCTGCCGCTGCTGCCGGTCGCGGTCTCGGTGCTGGAACTGGTGGCGTCGCGCAGGCGATATCACCTGCGCCGCTGCGCCGATCCGAGCTGCGGCTGGGTCTTCCTGGACGAAACGCGCAACCAGTCACGCCAATGGTGCTCAATGGAGGGCTGCGGCAACCGCGCGAAGGCGCGCGCCCACTACGCGCGCCGCAAGGCGCGCGGGTGA
- a CDS encoding AzlC family ABC transporter permease: MASGARPPFTLVGFKHGFVRAQALAPGVLLYGVVFGILATEARLSALESVLTSIFIYSGSAQMAALQVWRDGAQLLPLFAAIVLMNARYVLYGAALRPWLAGTPPLASYGTLFFLGDGNWALAMAERERGQDDAAFVLGSGIAMFAPWIFGTLIGRLSGGLIGDPARYGLDFMLIAFSAALLIGMWKGKADLGPVLAAGLAAAMLAPFVSSGWIIVAGGLAAAAAGALLFRNPAPSEALP, encoded by the coding sequence ATGGCATCGGGTGCGCGACCGCCTTTCACCCTCGTCGGCTTCAAGCACGGCTTCGTCCGCGCCCAGGCCTTGGCTCCCGGCGTGCTCCTCTATGGCGTCGTGTTCGGCATCCTGGCGACGGAGGCACGGCTTTCCGCGCTCGAATCCGTCCTGACCAGCATCTTCATCTATTCCGGTTCGGCTCAGATGGCGGCTCTTCAGGTCTGGCGGGACGGGGCGCAGCTGCTGCCATTATTCGCCGCTATCGTGTTGATGAACGCGCGCTACGTGCTCTATGGCGCGGCGCTGCGCCCCTGGCTCGCGGGAACGCCGCCGCTCGCGAGCTACGGAACCCTGTTCTTCCTCGGAGATGGCAACTGGGCGCTGGCGATGGCCGAGCGCGAACGCGGTCAGGACGATGCGGCCTTCGTGCTGGGTTCGGGGATCGCGATGTTCGCGCCCTGGATTTTCGGCACCTTGATCGGCCGCCTCAGCGGCGGCCTGATCGGCGACCCGGCGCGCTACGGCCTGGACTTCATGCTGATCGCCTTCTCGGCAGCGCTCCTCATCGGGATGTGGAAGGGCAAGGCCGATCTCGGACCGGTGCTCGCTGCCGGCCTTGCGGCTGCGATGCTCGCTCCCTTCGTCTCCAGCGGCTGGATCATTGTCGCCGGCGGACTTGCCGCAGCCGCAGCCGGCGCCCTGCTCTTCCGCAATCCAGCCCCGAGCGAGGCCCTGCCGTGA
- a CDS encoding AzlD family protein yields the protein MSLDQRFAIALVVMAAASYLCRAGGFFFMRFVALTPRREAALRALPIGVMTGIMAPAVLQGRVPECAGLAVTILVMKASGSDLAAALAGVAVVALLRQSLQ from the coding sequence GTGAGCCTCGACCAGCGCTTCGCGATCGCGCTCGTGGTGATGGCGGCGGCCTCCTATCTCTGCCGCGCCGGCGGGTTCTTTTTCATGCGCTTCGTTGCTTTGACGCCCAGGCGCGAAGCGGCGCTGCGCGCCCTCCCCATTGGCGTCATGACGGGCATCATGGCGCCGGCCGTACTCCAGGGACGCGTCCCGGAATGCGCAGGTCTCGCCGTGACCATCCTGGTCATGAAAGCGAGCGGCAGCGACCTTGCGGCAGCGCTCGCCGGGGTCGCCGTCGTCGCGCTCCTGAGGCAAAGCCTCCAGTAG
- a CDS encoding SDR family NAD(P)-dependent oxidoreductase, giving the protein MERRDLLKAIALASSAGAASGLSLAAEAQAQTAKRGIGTRDITPLSPDYFIPERFKGKTLIVTGCARGMGALAALRAAREGANVVGADWLQELGSEHMNAIAKAGGKAEFVFGDISDTETCEEMVKVAVARFGQLDYAINNAGVMDGVYSGAPIEYERQKHLLFAPIHEATDAYWDNVMRTNATGVFKSMRAELKQMVKQNLGGAIVNVGSVTGLTGFGGTPAYVASKHAVTGLTRSAAIDYAAYGIRINSVNMAQTATPMVERALELVSRKVQDTGGGPSMGMLKTDSLLQAADSHKRDATPAEQVAIMLFLLSNEASNLTGGTYATDGGWTAY; this is encoded by the coding sequence ATGGAACGCAGAGATCTGCTGAAGGCGATCGCGCTCGCCTCCTCCGCCGGCGCGGCCAGCGGACTCTCACTGGCTGCGGAAGCCCAGGCCCAGACGGCCAAGCGCGGCATCGGCACCCGGGACATCACGCCGCTCAGCCCGGATTATTTCATCCCGGAGCGCTTCAAGGGCAAGACGCTCATCGTCACCGGCTGCGCCCGCGGCATGGGCGCACTCGCAGCGCTTCGCGCCGCCCGCGAAGGCGCCAATGTCGTCGGCGCCGACTGGCTGCAGGAACTGGGCTCCGAACATATGAATGCCATCGCAAAGGCCGGCGGAAAGGCGGAATTCGTCTTCGGCGATATCTCCGACACCGAGACCTGCGAGGAGATGGTGAAGGTCGCGGTCGCTCGCTTCGGCCAGCTCGATTACGCCATCAACAATGCCGGCGTCATGGACGGCGTCTATTCCGGCGCTCCGATCGAATACGAGCGGCAAAAACACCTGCTCTTCGCGCCGATCCATGAGGCCACGGACGCCTACTGGGACAATGTCATGCGTACCAACGCGACCGGCGTGTTCAAGTCCATGCGCGCCGAACTCAAGCAAATGGTGAAGCAGAATCTCGGCGGCGCCATCGTCAATGTCGGCTCTGTCACCGGCTTGACCGGGTTTGGCGGAACGCCGGCCTATGTCGCGAGCAAACATGCGGTGACCGGCCTCACCCGCTCGGCCGCGATCGACTATGCCGCCTATGGCATTCGCATCAACTCGGTGAACATGGCGCAGACTGCAACTCCGATGGTCGAGCGCGCACTGGAGCTCGTGAGCAGGAAGGTGCAGGACACCGGTGGCGGCCCGAGCATGGGCATGTTGAAGACCGACAGCCTGCTGCAGGCGGCCGATTCCCATAAGCGCGACGCGACGCCGGCGGAACAGGTCGCCATCATGCTCTTCCTGCTCTCGAATGAGGCTTCCAACCTGACCGGCGGCACCTACGCCACGGATGGCGGCTGGACGGCCTACTGA